Proteins from a single region of Desulfolutivibrio sulfoxidireducens:
- a CDS encoding DEAD/DEAH box helicase, whose product MMQAKDLQSWLISSDGLASEFETLRAWSAGQSLGEDVITLTPQLSEFKPDWKRLLLAASFLAESGEIDEQEIALMTAQAAMLFGPNILIRDAGAVILSQLANNRSIDLAAQRNHIAPDLEGRLGICETLLATRRIIEATIVLNDARSISGNPFQTELWEKLRQARWASATAPTAAGKTYLVLNWLLSEFERRICELVIFLAPTRALVSEIENELLTLKKEFNVPNLRVGSIPLRDFADRSAPTIVVFTQERLHLFFNACEMAPKVDITVVDEVQKLGDGTRGVILQDAIERVISANGDGRFVFLSPHAENPSKLIEDAPENVETAIVPGGPPTVTQNLMLAKQIPYRPTEWTLSLTHADYQAEIGHFKLHDRPSGKGGNKRLSFIGLAFGRNDKGTLIYANEQSEAEKFAQQIYDALGNEDGGPLDEELEDLSNFCKTSIHNRFKLVHLVKRGVAFHYGNMPSLLRSEIERLFKTGKIRFLVCTSTLIEGVNLACRNIIVRGPRKGRGTRMEPQDFWNLAGRAGRWGADFYGNIVCIDTDDKNQWPYGIPRKSAYPIIRETDQVIDKADALLSYIARRVGLGVEGVDDKIEPVAAYLMAWHVRTGSIANSPSMRRKSQEFIGALDSAISGALECVELPEKIITAHPGISAVALQGLLNAFKAYKEIEELLPPPPESSDAVQGIKKVFERIDQHLYPAFHGDRAQWAFAYTTVDWMRGKSLGHMINGALRREQRRSGKEDADLPYASIIRDTMRLVEEIARFRAPKYLSAYVDVLRYEYSRRGIVEQFPDNLLFDLYLEFGVSTKTLLSLIGLGMSRMSAIELNEYLGRSELNEIDALSFLAERTWETFDLPAIVKRDIRNVLLRRLGTAK is encoded by the coding sequence AGATGGGCTTGCATCTGAATTTGAGACATTGCGAGCTTGGAGCGCGGGACAAAGCCTTGGAGAAGATGTGATCACGCTAACTCCTCAGCTTTCAGAGTTTAAGCCAGACTGGAAGCGGCTTTTGTTGGCAGCAAGCTTCTTAGCAGAGAGTGGTGAGATAGACGAGCAAGAGATTGCTTTGATGACGGCGCAGGCTGCGATGCTATTTGGTCCGAATATTCTTATTCGCGATGCTGGTGCAGTGATTCTCAGTCAATTAGCCAATAATCGTTCGATAGATTTAGCGGCACAACGAAATCACATTGCCCCCGATCTCGAAGGACGGCTTGGAATTTGTGAGACCTTGCTTGCGACACGACGAATCATTGAGGCGACCATAGTTTTAAATGATGCTCGGTCAATTTCAGGGAATCCGTTCCAGACCGAGCTATGGGAAAAGCTTCGCCAAGCGAGGTGGGCATCCGCCACGGCACCAACTGCGGCGGGGAAAACATATCTTGTTCTCAACTGGTTGCTTTCGGAATTCGAACGTAGAATATGTGAACTTGTCATCTTTCTAGCGCCTACTCGAGCTCTTGTCAGCGAAATTGAGAATGAGCTTCTCACATTGAAAAAAGAGTTTAACGTGCCGAACCTACGCGTGGGTTCTATTCCTCTGCGGGATTTTGCAGACAGGTCGGCCCCGACCATAGTTGTCTTTACCCAGGAAAGGTTACATCTTTTTTTTAACGCCTGTGAAATGGCACCAAAAGTCGATATCACGGTAGTCGACGAAGTACAGAAGCTAGGTGACGGGACCCGTGGTGTCATTCTTCAGGATGCGATCGAACGCGTGATTTCTGCAAATGGAGATGGTCGCTTCGTCTTTTTAAGCCCACACGCAGAGAACCCAAGCAAACTTATTGAAGATGCTCCTGAAAATGTAGAGACAGCAATAGTACCTGGAGGACCGCCAACTGTAACACAGAACTTAATGCTTGCAAAGCAAATTCCTTACAGGCCAACGGAGTGGACTCTTTCACTTACACATGCAGACTACCAAGCAGAAATTGGCCACTTCAAACTGCATGATCGACCTTCAGGCAAAGGGGGGAATAAGCGTCTATCATTTATTGGATTAGCATTTGGCCGAAATGATAAAGGAACGCTGATTTATGCGAACGAGCAGAGCGAGGCAGAGAAATTTGCGCAGCAAATTTACGATGCGCTTGGCAATGAAGATGGCGGTCCACTTGATGAAGAGCTGGAAGATTTGTCCAATTTTTGCAAGACTTCGATTCATAATCGTTTCAAACTAGTTCATCTTGTTAAGCGAGGTGTCGCCTTTCACTATGGCAATATGCCTTCACTGCTTCGCAGCGAGATTGAACGTTTGTTCAAAACTGGAAAGATTCGGTTTCTTGTCTGCACTTCCACATTAATTGAAGGCGTCAACCTCGCTTGCCGCAATATTATTGTTAGGGGGCCACGCAAAGGGCGTGGTACTCGAATGGAACCTCAAGACTTTTGGAATTTGGCGGGCCGTGCCGGCCGTTGGGGTGCAGATTTTTACGGCAATATCGTGTGTATTGATACGGATGACAAGAATCAGTGGCCTTATGGTATACCAAGGAAGTCAGCGTATCCTATCATTCGAGAGACGGATCAAGTAATCGATAAAGCTGACGCTTTGCTTAGTTACATCGCTCGACGTGTTGGATTAGGCGTTGAAGGTGTTGACGATAAGATTGAACCTGTTGCAGCTTATCTAATGGCTTGGCATGTCAGGACAGGATCAATAGCTAACTCACCATCAATGCGTCGAAAAAGCCAAGAATTTATTGGTGCGCTAGATAGTGCAATAAGTGGTGCTCTAGAATGCGTTGAATTACCAGAAAAAATTATTACCGCTCATCCGGGGATAAGCGCCGTAGCTCTCCAGGGATTGCTCAATGCATTCAAAGCATACAAGGAGATTGAGGAGCTATTGCCGCCTCCACCTGAGAGTTCAGATGCGGTTCAAGGTATAAAAAAAGTTTTTGAGCGAATTGATCAACATCTTTATCCAGCATTCCATGGAGATCGAGCCCAATGGGCTTTTGCATACACAACAGTTGACTGGATGCGGGGTAAGTCTCTAGGCCACATGATAAACGGCGCGCTTCGTCGTGAACAAAGACGATCAGGCAAGGAAGATGCCGATTTACCATATGCTTCAATTATCCGAGATACAATGCGCCTCGTAGAAGAGATTGCACGGTTTAGGGCTCCGAAATACCTTTCTGCATACGTTGACGTTTTACGGTACGAGTACTCGCGGAGAGGGATTGTAGAGCAATTCCCTGATAACTTGCTTTTCGACCTTTATCTTGAATTTGGTGTCAGCACAAAAACTCTATTATCGCTCATTGGTCTAGGGATGTCACGAATGAGTGCGATTGAGTTGAACGAATATCTTGGCCGATCCGAACTGAATGAAATCGATGCGCTATCTTTTCTTGCTGAAAGAACCTGGGAAACCTTCGATCTGCCAGCCATCGTAAAAAGAGATATCCGCAACGTGCTCTTACGACGACTTGGAACCGCTAAGTAG
- a CDS encoding 4Fe-4S binding protein, producing MKVLRAARMERCIGCHSCSLACARLVHKSLSWNTAGIRIKSSGGVTSGYQAVVCLACDPPPCAAACPTGAMQPRKSGGGVLYKSSVCIRCGQCAPACPVGAISLDAENVPSVCIHCGRCVAFCPHDCLELFDSAEKRPPCQEACHVVG from the coding sequence ATGAAAGTTCTTCGCGCCGCCAGGATGGAGCGCTGCATCGGCTGCCATTCCTGTTCCCTGGCCTGCGCCCGGCTGGTCCATAAATCCCTTTCCTGGAATACCGCCGGAATCCGCATCAAATCCTCCGGCGGGGTGACCAGCGGCTACCAGGCCGTCGTGTGTCTGGCCTGCGATCCGCCGCCCTGCGCCGCGGCCTGCCCCACCGGGGCCATGCAACCCCGCAAATCCGGTGGCGGCGTGCTGTACAAATCCTCCGTGTGCATCCGCTGCGGCCAGTGCGCCCCGGCCTGTCCGGTCGGGGCCATCTCGCTCGACGCCGAAAACGTCCCCTCCGTGTGCATCCACTGCGGCCGGTGCGTCGCGTTCTGCCCCCATGATTGTCTGGAACTGTTCGACAGCGCCGAAAAACGTCCCCCCTGCCAGGAGGCCTGTCATGTCGTCGGGTGA
- a CDS encoding aldehyde ferredoxin oxidoreductase N-terminal domain-containing protein → MSSGDFDRTRSFRVLVVDLGTRRGDVVLFGGRSAYMGGSGLAASLFEKYGLIGEPAFHPDQPLIFAIGPLTGAFPLMSKTVCGFKSPYNENYAETHAGGRSAMSLRFAGLDALVVRGRAEHPAVVVVGSRTLKVLDAHYLWGADVFTTGKLLRKIVPGNSGHRSILRIGPAGENLQAYACINVDTYRHFGRLGAGAVMGAKNLKGIVIHGDADLPLPENKDYPKLFADIHAKVTATDMMEKYHNLGTPVNVLPLNELKSLPWRNLQATADPDAAKVSGEEFADKLLMSNAACSGCPVGCIHVGMLREMFSDKHRFFIRQVPYDHEPNFACGSMLGVTDPKEILALIDAADRQGLDVISAGVALAWATEAMQKGLVTPDMTLASLSFGESEGYKTAMYHLGHKTNDFYAALGRGAGFAAAHYGGGDFACVLGQEMAGYATGETYFVSQTVGFRHSHLDTGAYSYDQKHKDQNIEATLKFLLDDERERVLLTNLVSCLFARGVYTPSLVAEALACLGFSELAGALDETSERVRNLRWRLKIATGFDPAKTRIPKRFSEITTWKGPVDAAYMEGLRAAYAQQIAALGAPDAPGTPA, encoded by the coding sequence ATGTCGTCGGGTGATTTCGACCGGACCCGGTCCTTCCGGGTGCTGGTGGTGGATCTGGGAACCAGGCGCGGCGACGTGGTCCTGTTCGGGGGGCGGAGCGCCTACATGGGCGGCAGCGGCCTGGCCGCCTCCCTGTTCGAGAAATACGGCCTGATCGGTGAACCCGCCTTCCACCCCGACCAGCCGCTCATTTTCGCCATCGGCCCCCTGACCGGCGCCTTCCCGCTCATGAGCAAGACCGTGTGCGGATTCAAGTCCCCGTACAATGAGAATTACGCCGAAACCCATGCCGGCGGCCGTTCGGCCATGTCCCTGCGCTTTGCCGGGCTCGACGCCCTGGTGGTCCGGGGACGGGCGGAACATCCGGCGGTGGTGGTGGTCGGTTCGCGGACCCTCAAGGTTCTGGACGCGCACTACCTGTGGGGCGCGGACGTGTTCACGACCGGGAAACTCTTGCGCAAGATCGTGCCCGGCAATTCCGGCCACCGCAGCATCCTGCGCATCGGTCCGGCCGGCGAGAACCTCCAGGCCTACGCCTGCATCAACGTGGACACCTACCGCCATTTCGGCCGCCTGGGCGCGGGCGCGGTCATGGGGGCGAAAAATCTCAAGGGCATCGTCATCCACGGCGACGCCGACCTGCCCCTGCCCGAAAACAAGGACTATCCCAAGCTCTTCGCGGACATCCACGCCAAGGTCACGGCCACGGACATGATGGAGAAGTACCACAACCTGGGAACTCCCGTGAACGTGCTGCCCTTAAACGAACTCAAGTCCCTGCCCTGGCGCAACCTCCAGGCCACGGCCGACCCCGACGCGGCCAAGGTCTCGGGCGAGGAGTTCGCGGACAAACTGCTCATGAGCAACGCCGCCTGTTCCGGCTGCCCCGTGGGCTGCATCCACGTGGGCATGCTGCGGGAGATGTTCTCCGACAAGCACCGTTTTTTCATCCGTCAGGTGCCCTACGACCACGAACCCAATTTCGCCTGCGGCTCCATGCTCGGGGTCACGGACCCCAAGGAGATCCTGGCCCTGATCGACGCCGCCGACCGCCAGGGGCTGGACGTCATCTCGGCCGGGGTGGCCTTGGCCTGGGCCACCGAGGCCATGCAAAAGGGCTTGGTCACGCCCGATATGACCCTGGCGTCCCTGTCCTTCGGCGAATCCGAGGGCTACAAGACCGCCATGTACCATCTGGGGCATAAAACCAACGACTTCTACGCCGCCCTGGGCCGGGGGGCCGGTTTCGCGGCCGCCCACTACGGCGGCGGGGACTTCGCCTGCGTTCTCGGCCAGGAGATGGCCGGGTACGCCACGGGCGAGACCTATTTCGTGTCCCAGACCGTTGGTTTTCGGCATTCCCACCTGGATACCGGGGCCTATTCCTACGACCAGAAGCACAAGGACCAAAACATCGAGGCCACCCTGAAATTTCTGCTCGACGACGAGCGGGAGCGGGTGCTTTTGACCAACCTGGTTTCCTGCCTGTTCGCGCGCGGGGTCTACACCCCCTCGCTCGTGGCCGAGGCCCTGGCCTGCCTGGGGTTCTCCGAACTGGCCGGCGCCCTGGACGAAACCTCCGAGCGGGTGCGCAACCTGCGCTGGAGGCTCAAGATCGCAACCGGGTTCGATCCGGCCAAAACGCGCATCCCCAAACGCTTCTCCGAGATCACCACCTGGAAGGGACCCGTGGATGCCGCCTATATGGAAGGCCTGCGGGCGGCCTATGCCCAACAAATCGCCGCCCTGGGCGCACCCGACGCCCCGGGGACTCCCGCCTGA
- the pgi gene encoding glucose-6-phosphate isomerase yields the protein MTKPTDLPAWMALHVHAGDMKNVHLRDLFAADSGRFASFSRRLGDDILFDFSKNRITEKTFGLLASLANQAGLDRKIAAMFAGEKINVTENRAVLHTALRNRANRPVLVDGHDVMPGVNRVLARMRDFSDRVRSGQWTGFTGKPIADVVNIGIGGSDLGPRMVTEALAHYAADAPRPHFVSNVDGTHLAETVKRLDPETTLFLVASKTFTTQETMANAHSARQWFLAKARDEAAVARHFAAISTNREGVAAFGIDPANMFEFWDWVGGRYSLWSAIGLSIALSVGMDRFEELLSGAFEVDEHFRTTPFVDNIPAIMGLVGIWNGEFLGACSQAVLPYDQYLARFPAYLQQGDMESNGKRVTVAGQWVDYETGPIIWGEPGTNGQHAFYQLIHQGTRLVACDFLVAARPVSPLGDHHLLLAANCFAQTEALMRGKTEDEARAELANTGLSDDRLTLLARAKTFPGNRPTSTILYRQLTPRILGMLIALYEHKIFTQGAIWDINSFDQMGVELGKKLAGVIEGELRGNGPAAAHDASTTGLLAAYREMG from the coding sequence ATGACCAAGCCCACGGATCTGCCCGCCTGGATGGCCCTGCACGTCCACGCCGGGGATATGAAAAACGTGCATCTGCGCGACCTGTTCGCGGCCGATTCCGGTCGCTTCGCCTCGTTTTCCCGCCGTCTCGGGGACGATATCCTGTTTGATTTCTCCAAGAACCGCATCACCGAAAAGACCTTCGGACTTCTGGCCTCCCTGGCCAACCAGGCCGGGCTCGACCGCAAGATCGCGGCCATGTTCGCCGGAGAAAAGATCAACGTCACCGAGAACCGCGCCGTGCTGCACACGGCCCTGCGAAACCGCGCCAACCGCCCCGTCCTTGTTGACGGCCACGACGTCATGCCCGGGGTCAACCGGGTCCTGGCCAGGATGCGCGATTTTTCGGATCGGGTCCGATCCGGGCAGTGGACGGGGTTTACCGGAAAGCCCATCGCCGACGTGGTCAACATCGGCATCGGCGGTTCGGACCTGGGGCCGCGCATGGTCACCGAGGCCCTGGCCCACTACGCCGCCGACGCCCCGCGTCCGCATTTCGTGTCCAACGTGGACGGGACCCACCTGGCCGAAACGGTCAAACGCCTGGACCCCGAAACCACCCTGTTCCTCGTGGCCTCCAAGACCTTCACCACCCAGGAGACCATGGCCAACGCCCATTCGGCCAGGCAGTGGTTTTTGGCAAAGGCCCGGGACGAGGCCGCCGTGGCCCGGCACTTCGCGGCCATCTCCACCAACCGCGAGGGCGTGGCCGCCTTCGGCATCGACCCGGCCAACATGTTCGAGTTCTGGGACTGGGTGGGCGGCCGCTATTCCCTGTGGTCGGCCATCGGGTTGTCCATCGCGCTTTCCGTGGGCATGGACCGCTTCGAGGAGCTTCTCTCCGGGGCCTTCGAGGTGGACGAGCATTTCCGGACCACCCCCTTTGTGGACAACATCCCGGCCATCATGGGCCTTGTGGGCATCTGGAACGGCGAATTCCTGGGCGCCTGCTCCCAGGCCGTTTTGCCCTACGACCAGTACCTGGCCCGGTTCCCGGCCTATCTCCAGCAGGGGGACATGGAGTCCAACGGCAAACGGGTGACCGTCGCCGGGCAGTGGGTGGACTACGAGACCGGCCCCATCATCTGGGGCGAGCCCGGCACCAACGGCCAGCACGCCTTCTACCAGCTCATTCACCAGGGCACCCGGCTCGTGGCCTGCGATTTCCTGGTGGCCGCGCGGCCCGTAAGTCCTCTTGGCGATCACCACCTGCTTCTGGCCGCCAACTGCTTCGCCCAGACCGAGGCCCTCATGCGCGGCAAGACCGAGGACGAGGCCCGGGCCGAACTCGCGAACACGGGGCTTTCCGATGACCGGCTGACCCTTCTGGCCCGGGCCAAGACCTTCCCCGGCAACCGGCCCACCAGCACCATCCTCTATCGGCAACTCACCCCCCGGATACTGGGCATGCTCATCGCCCTCTACGAACATAAGATATTCACCCAGGGCGCGATCTGGGACATCAATTCCTTTGATCAGATGGGAGTGGAACTGGGCAAGAAACTTGCCGGGGTCATCGAGGGGGAACTGCGCGGCAATGGCCCCGCGGCGGCCCACGACGCCTCGACCACAGGGCTTCTGGCCGCGTATCGGGAGATGGGGTAG
- a CDS encoding CbiQ family ECF transporter T component produces MNQNAARVSPRQYLDGMDPRVKLATALCLGPVVWRLGPAGTAALTLFFAAGTIIAVPRSGYGSGAVRGNAVFVALWATAKCLFDIWSGMAVTTAVFESAVFGAKLLTLIFLGLVLAATTSPRQMGAALSWALTPALGHRAWKAALALALLVHNLPLAWTAGAAIRRAMRLRCPDLPFARKPALFATALLRTMSLTAYDRTMAVAARNLDRPEAWRPVFAHPWRGAPPCFLTVGLAIGLLYLEF; encoded by the coding sequence ATGAATCAGAACGCCGCCCGGGTGTCGCCGCGACAGTACCTGGATGGCATGGACCCCCGGGTCAAGCTGGCCACGGCCCTGTGCCTGGGACCGGTCGTCTGGCGGCTGGGGCCGGCCGGGACAGCCGCGCTGACGTTGTTTTTCGCGGCCGGGACGATCATCGCGGTCCCCCGCTCGGGTTACGGCTCGGGTGCCGTGCGCGGCAACGCCGTCTTCGTGGCCCTGTGGGCCACGGCCAAATGCCTGTTCGATATCTGGAGCGGTATGGCCGTGACCACGGCCGTGTTCGAAAGCGCGGTCTTCGGGGCCAAGCTTCTGACCCTGATCTTTCTTGGACTCGTCCTGGCCGCCACCACCTCCCCGCGCCAGATGGGCGCGGCCCTGTCCTGGGCCCTGACTCCCGCCCTCGGGCATCGAGCCTGGAAGGCCGCCCTGGCCCTGGCCCTTCTGGTGCACAATCTGCCCCTGGCCTGGACCGCCGGCGCGGCCATCCGCCGGGCCATGCGCCTGCGCTGCCCGGACCTGCCCTTCGCCCGAAAACCCGCTCTCTTCGCCACAGCCCTTTTGCGAACCATGAGCCTTACGGCCTACGACCGGACCATGGCCGTGGCCGCGCGCAATCTGGACAGACCCGAGGCCTGGCGCCCGGTCTTCGCCCACCCCTGGCGCGGCGCGCCGCCCTGCTTCCTGACGGTTGGGCTGGCGATCGGGCTTTTGTACCTGGAGTTCTGA
- a CDS encoding pyridoxal phosphate-dependent aminotransferase: MPHTPASPRFSRRAGRIKISATKLMPMLAAEVGGCVSLGQGVPSFATPDFVVDAVCHALRHDPAAGKYSLQPGLPDLRRAVAGLLAHEKGLHADPGGEILIAVGAMEALLAAMLVLVDRGDEVIVPAPSYPSHVEQILLAEGTPVFARLRPDFSLDPEAVARAVTEKTRAIIVSSPHNPTGAVFAEPDLRAVADIAIRHDLTVICDDTYDSLSYDAPAFSLASLPELRERLVAVGSFSKRFALTGWRVGHAFAPRPIMDQMLKVHDCATICAPMPGQIAALAALTGPQDVFAGFARTLARRRDLTCRRLDALAGHLDYIRPAGAFYVMARYHEDIPPMDMAVRLIREAGVITIPGDAFGPGGEQSLRLSFGAAETELGEAFDRLEAFFGG, from the coding sequence ATGCCTCACACGCCCGCCTCCCCCCGCTTCAGCCGGCGCGCCGGCCGCATCAAGATCTCGGCCACCAAGCTTATGCCCATGCTCGCCGCCGAGGTCGGCGGCTGCGTGTCCCTGGGCCAGGGCGTGCCCTCCTTCGCCACCCCCGATTTCGTGGTCGACGCCGTGTGCCACGCCCTGCGCCACGACCCGGCCGCCGGAAAATATTCCCTGCAACCCGGCCTGCCCGACCTGCGCCGGGCCGTGGCCGGACTTCTCGCCCACGAAAAAGGCCTCCACGCCGACCCCGGGGGGGAAATCCTCATCGCCGTGGGGGCCATGGAGGCCCTGCTCGCGGCCATGCTGGTCCTTGTCGATCGCGGCGACGAGGTCATCGTGCCCGCCCCCTCCTATCCCTCCCACGTGGAGCAGATCCTTCTGGCCGAGGGCACGCCCGTCTTCGCCCGCCTGCGCCCCGATTTCAGCCTGGACCCCGAGGCCGTGGCCCGGGCCGTGACCGAAAAAACCAGGGCCATCATCGTCTCCTCGCCCCACAACCCCACCGGCGCGGTCTTCGCCGAACCCGACCTGCGCGCCGTGGCCGACATCGCCATCCGCCACGACCTGACCGTCATCTGCGACGACACCTACGACTCCCTGTCCTACGACGCCCCAGCCTTCAGTCTGGCCTCCCTCCCCGAACTGCGCGAACGCCTGGTGGCCGTAGGCAGCTTCTCCAAACGCTTCGCCCTGACCGGCTGGCGCGTGGGCCACGCCTTCGCCCCCCGCCCGATCATGGACCAGATGCTCAAGGTCCACGACTGCGCCACCATCTGCGCGCCCATGCCCGGCCAGATCGCGGCCCTGGCCGCCCTGACCGGCCCCCAGGACGTCTTTGCGGGGTTCGCCCGAACCCTGGCCCGCCGCCGGGACCTGACCTGCCGCCGCCTGGACGCCCTGGCCGGGCATCTCGACTACATCCGCCCGGCCGGGGCCTTCTACGTCATGGCCCGCTACCATGAGGATATCCCGCCCATGGACATGGCCGTGCGGCTCATCCGCGAGGCCGGGGTCATCACCATCCCCGGCGACGCCTTCGGCCCGGGCGGGGAACAGTCCCTGCGCCTGTCCTTCGGCGCGGCCGAGACGGAGTTGGGTGAGGCGTTTGACCGCTTGGAGGCGTTTTTTGGGGGATGA
- a CDS encoding DMT family transporter, translating to MVRGAALVVGSAICYGMGPIIFKSGLAAGLAPFDLLMCRFCLAAILLTAFLLIRGRGRIAIPRRTMLRAVVAAPVFNCSQTFLFVTALKYIPASTNSLILYVYPLAVAVLSRLFFGFQAGREFVISLLLVLAGSVFVSFDAFFQAAPLPGIAASVGAMLVFSANLIVLQRFLRTEDPMAFTLCVFVVAGAIFAAVRGPAAVLSYTPEQVVWAALAGIVPTALAVPLLYAGVARIGSAYASIFSSLELVVTVALSGLVLGEAVSWRQAAGMGCIIGGLVLPNLALLRTYRAVHGPRGSKKAASDDMGPDRER from the coding sequence ATGGTTCGCGGCGCGGCGCTGGTTGTGGGCTCGGCCATCTGTTACGGCATGGGGCCGATCATTTTCAAGTCCGGTCTGGCCGCCGGTCTGGCGCCGTTTGACCTGCTCATGTGCCGGTTCTGCCTGGCCGCGATCCTTCTGACGGCTTTTTTGCTGATCCGGGGGCGGGGCCGGATCGCCATTCCCCGGCGGACCATGCTGCGGGCCGTGGTCGCGGCCCCGGTCTTCAACTGCTCCCAGACCTTTTTGTTCGTCACGGCCCTTAAATACATCCCGGCCTCCACCAACTCGCTGATCCTGTACGTCTATCCCCTGGCGGTGGCGGTGTTGTCCCGGCTGTTCTTCGGGTTTCAGGCCGGGCGGGAGTTCGTGATCTCCCTGCTTCTTGTTCTGGCCGGGAGCGTGTTCGTGTCCTTCGACGCCTTTTTCCAGGCGGCCCCGCTTCCGGGCATTGCGGCCTCGGTGGGGGCCATGCTGGTCTTTTCGGCGAACCTGATCGTGTTGCAGCGGTTTTTGCGCACCGAGGACCCCATGGCCTTCACCCTGTGCGTGTTCGTGGTGGCCGGGGCGATTTTCGCGGCCGTGCGGGGGCCGGCGGCGGTTTTGTCGTACACGCCGGAGCAGGTCGTGTGGGCGGCGCTGGCCGGAATCGTGCCCACGGCGTTGGCCGTGCCGCTCCTGTATGCCGGCGTGGCGCGCATCGGCAGCGCCTACGCCTCGATTTTTTCATCGCTTGAACTTGTGGTCACGGTCGCGCTGTCCGGGCTGGTCCTTGGCGAGGCCGTGTCCTGGCGGCAGGCGGCCGGGATGGGGTGCATCATCGGGGGGCTTGTGCTGCCCAATCTGGCGCTTTTGCGGACGTATCGGGCGGTGCATGGTCCGCGAGGCTCCAAAAAGGCGGCATCCGACGATATGGGGCCAGACCGGGAGAGATGA
- a CDS encoding PocR ligand-binding domain-containing protein: MQMTDLLSKDQWMEFEQALHQQWKVNACAYDAKGSLFTGFKNFINPLCAKIKSCPEGIQAICSVAHRHMAHQAQTTRKTIIEPCDAGLLKICTPVFVGDVFVGIVGGCGRLPAGGEVETFVIEKALGLPHETVKELADQVPTITREEAEDMARFLEEYVKNVVAAASASPA; the protein is encoded by the coding sequence ATGCAGATGACGGATCTTCTTTCCAAGGATCAATGGATGGAATTCGAACAGGCCTTGCACCAGCAGTGGAAGGTCAATGCCTGCGCCTATGACGCAAAGGGGTCTCTCTTTACTGGCTTCAAGAATTTCATCAATCCACTCTGTGCCAAGATCAAATCCTGTCCGGAGGGCATTCAGGCCATCTGCTCGGTGGCGCACAGGCATATGGCCCATCAGGCCCAAACCACGCGCAAGACAATCATCGAGCCGTGTGACGCCGGACTCCTCAAGATCTGTACCCCGGTTTTTGTGGGCGACGTCTTTGTGGGCATTGTGGGCGGTTGCGGACGGCTTCCGGCCGGGGGGGAAGTGGAGACGTTCGTCATAGAAAAAGCCCTCGGCCTGCCCCATGAAACAGTGAAGGAGCTGGCCGATCAAGTGCCCACCATCACCCGGGAGGAGGCCGAGGACATGGCCCGATTTTTGGAAGAGTATGTGAAGAACGTCGTCGCCGCGGCATCCGCGTCACCAGCATAA